A window of Maioricimonas rarisocia genomic DNA:
GGAGGACAGTCATCGCGGCGGCGTGCTGACGATGGCGGCCGTGCTGGCCGTTTCGTCCTATCCGGATCGAACCAGCCCGGTCCTGCGGGGGCAGTGGCTGCTCTCGAACATCCTCGGCACCCCTTCGCCACCGCCTCCGCCGGACGTCCCCGAACTGAGTGAAGACGAAGACGCCACCTCCGGCAAGACACTCCGCGAACGACTGCTCGCTCACCGGGCGAATCCGACGTGTGCGTCATGCCACGACCGGCTCGATCCGCTGGGCTTCGGACTCGAGAACTTCGACGCGATCGGTCGATGGCGGACGACAGACAACGAGCAGCCGATCGACGCCAGTGGTGCCCTGCCGGGCGGGCTGACATTCAACGGACCAGACGAGCTCAAACAGGTGCTGCTGCAGCGCAAGGACGAAACGATGCGGCACCTGACGACGAAGATGCTGGCCTTCGCGCTCGGACGCGGGCTGGTCAACGAAGACTACTGCACGGTCGACCAGATCATGGAGCGGCTGGCAGCCAACGAATACCGGGCCCAGGAACTGCTGCTGGGCATCGTGGAGAGCGTTCCGTTCCGCCAGCGCCGCGGTCGGGATCACAAACAGCCGGCGCTCTCCACCGACGTCCCCGCAACCACAGGAGAAGAATCACCATGAGCCGCCTTTCATCGCCAATCTCCCGCCGGACTCTGCTTCGTGGTGCCGGCGCCGCCCTGGCGCTCCCCTGGCTCGAAGCGATGGCACCGCGAGCCGCACTCGCATCGGGCGATGCTGGAGCACCGGTGCGCATGGCGTTTCTGTTCATGCCGAACGGCGTCCACCCGAAACTTTGGACTCCGGAGGGGGCCGGCCGGGACTTCCAGCTTTCTCCCACGCTCGAGCCGCTCGCCGAACTGCGGGATCAGATCACCGTCCTCACGAATCTGTGGCATCGCAACAGCAACACTGGCGACGGCCACTACGTGAAGACCTCCGGCTTTCTGACCGGCACAACGATCAACAAGACGGTCGGCATCTCGATCAACTGCAACGGAACGTCCGTCGATCAGTTGGCCGCGCAACGACGGGGACGCGAGACGCCGCTTCCATCCCTCGAACTCGGAACCGAGCCGGTCAGCTCCGGCGTCGATACGAACGTGGGCTATACCCGTGTCTACGGCTCCCACATCGCCTGGCGGGGACCGACGCAGCCGCTCGCCAAGGAGATCAATCCTCGCCTGGTCTACGAGCGTCTGTTCCGCGCTGGCAAGGGCTCGGCCGATGCCGCCCGCGAAGGACGCCCGCTGCTCGACCTGGTCCTCGACGATGCCCGCCAGCTCCGGGATCAGCTTGGCACGACCGACCGGCAGAAGATGGATGAGTACCTCGAGTCGGTCCGGGCACTCGAACAGCGGCTCCAGCGGGCCAGCAGTCCGGAAATGAACACCTGGGAGCCCAGGGCCGAGCTCGATCCCAAAGCTCGCCCTGCCGAAACCACTCCCGAAAGTCACGCCGAGCACGTCCGCCTGATGCTCGACATGATCGTGCTCGCGTTTCAGACCGACACCACGCGAATCTCCACATTCATGTTCGGCAATTCGGTCAGCAACAAGAACTTCAGCTTCATCGACGGCGTGAAGGGAGCGCACCATTCCCTCTCGCATCACCAGAATGAAGAAGACAAGCTGCAGCAGTACCAGCTCATCAACCGCTGGCATGTCGAGCAGTACGCATACCTGCTGAGGCGGCTGAGCGAAATCCCCGAAGGAAACGGCACGCTGCTCGACAACTCGATGGTGCTGTTCGGTTCCGGCCTGCGGGACGGCAACCGGCACGATCCCCGCAACCTGCCGCTGATTCTGGGCGGGCGGGCCGGCGGTCGGCTGCAGACCGGTCAGCACGTGGTCTGCGAGAAAGAGACGCCGATGAGCAACCTGTTCGTCTCGATGCTGGACGCCTTCGGCACTCCGGTCGATCAGTTCGCCGACAGCACGGGCAAGCTGCCGGGCATCCTCGCTGACGTGTGAACGTGGGACGGGCGCGGTCGAATGCCGCGGCCCTTCAGCGGACCGCAGCAAAGACGCCGGACGAAACGGACTCCGCTGCGTCGGCAGCCGCGAACTGACCGTGCTTCAGAAAGTTCGTGCAGTACTCGGCGACGTCGCGGCGGAACGGGAGCAGTCCGTGCTGTGACGGAACGGTGACCACATCCCGCACGGCGTCGAGACTGGTCGACTCGACAGGGACCACCTTGTCATACGCCGCCAGAATCAGCCCTACGTCCTGTCTCAACCGGGGCGGCAGGCAACGTACGTAGCTCCC
This region includes:
- a CDS encoding DUF1552 domain-containing protein, translated to MSRLSSPISRRTLLRGAGAALALPWLEAMAPRAALASGDAGAPVRMAFLFMPNGVHPKLWTPEGAGRDFQLSPTLEPLAELRDQITVLTNLWHRNSNTGDGHYVKTSGFLTGTTINKTVGISINCNGTSVDQLAAQRRGRETPLPSLELGTEPVSSGVDTNVGYTRVYGSHIAWRGPTQPLAKEINPRLVYERLFRAGKGSADAAREGRPLLDLVLDDARQLRDQLGTTDRQKMDEYLESVRALEQRLQRASSPEMNTWEPRAELDPKARPAETTPESHAEHVRLMLDMIVLAFQTDTTRISTFMFGNSVSNKNFSFIDGVKGAHHSLSHHQNEEDKLQQYQLINRWHVEQYAYLLRRLSEIPEGNGTLLDNSMVLFGSGLRDGNRHDPRNLPLILGGRAGGRLQTGQHVVCEKETPMSNLFVSMLDAFGTPVDQFADSTGKLPGILADV